Proteins encoded in a region of the Elaeis guineensis isolate ETL-2024a chromosome 7, EG11, whole genome shotgun sequence genome:
- the LOC105048940 gene encoding uncharacterized protein isoform X2 → MVLNVDLNVPPLESWMPNGASGSAHPWESQGVTVPVNPQCGHSTRGQQGAVLTSNNGLRSSPIDVEALEDDVEMFSSLRGFPQTRNRARRNQPVTVVLDEDLETRPRHSGVTIGEPVTTLSLNTHNRRERIPTNMTIINCDLDLDPEEESDAKVRMITSIESSCCYKMISIWHFECMYVHVMKAYQHLKSLGDTMELSNVNGNPWFYVYFSLVI, encoded by the exons ATGGTTCTAAATGTCGACCTCAATGTGCCACCACTGGAGAGCTGGATGCCGAATGGAGCTTCCGGTTCTGCCCATCCATGGGAATCGCAGGGAGTTACTGTTCCTGTCAATCCTCAGTGCGGTCATTCCACCAGAGGGCAGCAAGGGGCGGTGCTCACATCCAATAATGGGTTAAGGAGTTCGCCCATTGATGTAGAGGCACTTGAGGATGACGTTGAGATGTTCTCTTCCTTGAGAGGATTTCCTCAA ACAAGGAACCGGGCCAGGAGGAACCAACCTGTGACGGTAGTCCTAGATGAAGATCTTGAAACGAGACCAAGACACTCAG GGGTCACCATTGGGGAACCGGTGACCACATTATCCCTCAACACTCATAACAGGCGTGAAAGGATTCCAACAAACATGACTATAATTAATTGTGATCTTGATCTGGATCCAGAAGAAGAGAGTGATGCAAAG GTCAGGATGATTACTTCAATTGAATCCAGCTGCTGCTATAAGATGATATCTATCTGGCATTTTGAGTGCATGTATGTGCACGTGATGAAAGCGTATCAACACTTGAAGTCTTTGGGTGATACAATGGAACTGTCAAACGTAAACGGAAACCCTTGGTTTTATGTATATTTCTCTCTTGTTATTTAG
- the LOC105048940 gene encoding uncharacterized protein isoform X1, with product MVLNVDLNVPPLESWMPNGASGSAHPWESQGVTVPVNPQCGHSTRGQQGAVLTSNNGLRSSPIDVEALEDDVEMFSSLRGFPQTRNRARRNQPVTVVLDEDLETRPRHSGVTIGEPVTTLSLNTHNRRERIPTNMTIINCDLDLDPEEESDAKKRIVTKSNLEPEKVVAKEPTFTCPVCMNPLVEASSTICGHIFCDCCIKASIKAQKKCPTCRRKLTMNNFHRVYLPTID from the exons ATGGTTCTAAATGTCGACCTCAATGTGCCACCACTGGAGAGCTGGATGCCGAATGGAGCTTCCGGTTCTGCCCATCCATGGGAATCGCAGGGAGTTACTGTTCCTGTCAATCCTCAGTGCGGTCATTCCACCAGAGGGCAGCAAGGGGCGGTGCTCACATCCAATAATGGGTTAAGGAGTTCGCCCATTGATGTAGAGGCACTTGAGGATGACGTTGAGATGTTCTCTTCCTTGAGAGGATTTCCTCAA ACAAGGAACCGGGCCAGGAGGAACCAACCTGTGACGGTAGTCCTAGATGAAGATCTTGAAACGAGACCAAGACACTCAG GGGTCACCATTGGGGAACCGGTGACCACATTATCCCTCAACACTCATAACAGGCGTGAAAGGATTCCAACAAACATGACTATAATTAATTGTGATCTTGATCTGGATCCAGAAGAAGAGAGTGATGCAAAG AAGAGGATTGTGACGAAATCTAATCTGGAGCCAGAAAAGGTTGTTGCAAAGGAACCCACCTTCACCTGCCCTGTTTGCATGAACCCATTGGTTGAGGCATCATCAACTATTTGTGGTCATATTTTCTGTGACTGCTGCATCAAGGCCTCCATTAAGGCCCAAAAGAAGTGCCCTACCTGTAGGCGGAAGCTTACCATGAATAACTTTCATAGGGTGTACCTTCCAACCATTGACTAA